From a single Pyxidicoccus xibeiensis genomic region:
- a CDS encoding BlaI/MecI/CopY family transcriptional regulator codes for MTPVPPPQPTRAELAILRVLWKLGPCTVRQVHESLRDTQDKDTGYTTVLKLLQNMTEKGIVQRDESERTHVYEAAISEKRTQRDLLRDLMDRAFGGSATSVVAQALSMKRASAEELAEIRKLLDEHEKRGK; via the coding sequence ATGACCCCTGTTCCGCCGCCGCAGCCCACGCGCGCCGAGCTGGCCATCCTGCGCGTCCTCTGGAAGCTGGGACCGTGCACGGTGCGTCAGGTGCACGAGTCCCTCCGTGACACGCAGGACAAGGACACCGGCTACACCACGGTCCTCAAGCTCCTGCAGAACATGACGGAGAAGGGCATCGTCCAGCGCGACGAGAGCGAGCGCACCCACGTCTACGAGGCCGCCATCAGTGAGAAGCGCACCCAGCGTGACCTGCTTCGCGACCTGATGGACCGGGCCTTCGGCGGGTCGGCCACCAGCGTCGTGGCCCAGGCCCTCTCCATGAAGCGGGCGTCCGCCGAGGAGCTGGCGGAGATCCGCAAGCTGCTGGACGAGCACGAGAAGCGGGGGAAGTGA
- a CDS encoding sigma-54-dependent transcriptional regulator, with protein sequence MSPQRILVVDDEDNARRAIATILTEEGYEVAEASNGSDALARLAEFSPAVVLTDVRMPKMDGLTFLKTAREQGSDATFVMMTAFASVETAVDAMKAGADNFLLKPLDAEQVLVILGKALEKRSLRQEAEALRDQVRSRVRRFHDIIGESPQLQGIYDVVRRAAGTRATVLILGESGTGKELIAQALHQESPRKDKAFIRVHCAALSESLLESELFGHEKGSFTGAVARKEGRFELADGGTLFLDEIGEISPAVQVKLLRVLQSREFERVGGTQTLKVDARIVAATHRDLVAEVKAGRFREDLYYRLNVVSVTLPPLRERKSDIPALVNHFVEKYGEAYGKQVRGLAPGTLQALLSHDWPGNIRELENAIERAVVLVQGQELTADDLPPVLRGPRPNDASTHALIPGATLAAIEREAILRTLEMVRGSTSRAAEVLGISVRKIQYRLKEYGMKAGDAPLRAVQDDDEDDLAAES encoded by the coding sequence ATGTCTCCACAGCGCATCCTGGTCGTCGACGATGAGGACAACGCCCGCCGGGCCATCGCCACCATCCTGACCGAGGAGGGCTACGAGGTCGCCGAGGCCTCCAATGGCAGCGACGCCCTGGCGCGCCTCGCGGAGTTCTCTCCCGCGGTGGTGCTCACCGACGTGCGGATGCCGAAGATGGACGGGCTCACGTTCCTGAAGACGGCGCGGGAGCAGGGCAGCGATGCCACGTTCGTGATGATGACGGCGTTCGCCAGCGTGGAGACCGCGGTGGACGCCATGAAGGCCGGCGCGGACAACTTCCTGCTCAAGCCGCTGGACGCGGAGCAGGTGCTCGTCATCCTGGGCAAGGCGCTGGAGAAGCGCAGCCTGCGGCAGGAGGCGGAGGCGCTGCGGGACCAGGTCCGCTCGCGGGTGCGGCGCTTCCACGACATCATCGGCGAGTCTCCGCAGCTCCAGGGCATCTACGACGTCGTGCGACGCGCGGCGGGCACGCGCGCGACGGTGCTCATCCTGGGCGAGTCCGGCACGGGCAAGGAGCTGATTGCGCAGGCGCTGCACCAGGAGTCGCCCCGCAAGGACAAGGCCTTCATCCGCGTGCACTGCGCGGCGCTGTCGGAGAGCCTGCTGGAGAGCGAGCTGTTCGGGCACGAGAAGGGCTCGTTCACCGGCGCGGTGGCGCGCAAGGAGGGCCGCTTCGAGCTGGCCGACGGCGGCACGCTCTTCCTGGACGAGATTGGAGAGATTTCCCCGGCGGTGCAGGTGAAGCTGCTGCGCGTGCTCCAGTCGCGCGAGTTCGAGCGGGTGGGTGGGACGCAGACGCTGAAAGTGGACGCGCGCATCGTCGCGGCCACGCACAGAGATCTGGTGGCGGAGGTGAAGGCGGGCCGCTTCCGCGAGGACCTCTACTACCGGCTCAACGTGGTGAGCGTGACGCTGCCGCCGCTGCGCGAGCGCAAGAGCGACATCCCCGCGCTGGTGAACCACTTCGTGGAGAAGTACGGCGAGGCCTACGGCAAGCAGGTGCGCGGGCTGGCCCCGGGCACGCTGCAGGCGCTGCTGTCCCACGACTGGCCGGGCAACATCCGCGAGCTGGAGAACGCCATCGAGCGCGCGGTGGTGCTGGTCCAGGGGCAGGAGCTGACAGCGGACGACCTGCCGCCGGTGCTGCGCGGGCCCCGGCCCAATGACGCGTCCACCCACGCGCTCATCCCCGGCGCCACGCTGGCCGCCATCGAGCGCGAGGCCATCCTCCGCACGCTGGAGATGGTGCGGGGCTCCACGTCGCGCGCGGCCGAGGTGCTCGGCATCAGCGTGCGGAAGATTCAATACCGCCTCAAGGAGTACGGCATGAAGGCCGGCGACGCGCCCCTGCGGGCCGTGCAGGACGACGACGAGGACGACCTGGCCGCGGAGTCGTAG
- a CDS encoding OsmC family protein, producing MTTVTITEYETRLYWQGERGAVLTSDQAPPLPIGRPLAEPGTADDGRWAPETLLVGAVEGRTLVAFMDRAREADVPVLFYQSSAMARVVGTRGQAPHLTDLIVRPHVAVSTEADAEAVRLIFAELPAHCFPSSIIQLTPRIEPVVETWHVHPGAEGRDDTRLALPAT from the coding sequence ATGACAACCGTGACCATCACTGAGTACGAAACGCGCCTGTACTGGCAGGGCGAGCGTGGCGCCGTCCTGACGAGCGACCAGGCGCCCCCGCTCCCCATCGGCCGGCCGCTGGCCGAGCCCGGCACGGCGGACGACGGCCGGTGGGCCCCTGAGACCTTGCTGGTGGGCGCGGTGGAAGGACGCACGCTGGTGGCCTTCATGGACCGGGCGCGCGAGGCGGACGTGCCGGTGCTGTTCTACCAGAGCTCCGCCATGGCCCGCGTGGTAGGCACCAGGGGCCAGGCGCCGCACTTGACCGACCTCATCGTCCGCCCGCACGTGGCAGTCTCCACCGAGGCGGACGCGGAGGCGGTGCGCCTCATCTTCGCCGAGCTGCCCGCCCACTGCTTCCCCAGCTCCATCATCCAGCTCACCCCACGCATCGAGCCCGTGGTCGAGACCTGGCACGTCCATCCTGGCGCCGAGGGCCGGGACGACACGCGCCTGGCCCTCCCCGCGACCTGA